Part of the Flagellimonas eckloniae genome, CAGTGGACGGAGTAAGTTTGACGGTTATTGATTCTAAAAACAACAGCTTTAGTGTGGCGATAATTCCCTATACCTATGAACACACTCGATTTAATACCTATAAAAAGGGAACTACTGTAAATTTAGAATTTGATGTGATTGGGAAATATGTGGCGCGGTTGATGGAATTCCGGGTCTAAACTTTTATAAAAATCCTTCTTTTATAAAGTACATATGCCAAGAGACAATAAAAAGAAACAACACTTAGTCCGTATAGTAATGATGACAGCTCCATTGTCATAAAATCATGTACATAGATTTTATTGAAAATCCAGCCATGTAAAGAAGTGTCCTCATCAACTTTTATGGTATAAAACAATTTGGTGATGAAACTGGATAAAAAATATACGGTAATGGCGTTGGCCCCTGCATATTTGAATATACTTCCGAGCTTTATTTTCTTAACATCAGTAAGAAAATAAATCAATGCCAAAACAATGTTAGCCCAACCTGCTGTGACCAAAACAAAACTGCTTGTCCAAAGTGCTTTGTTAATGGGAAATATGAAATCCCAAAGATGTCCAACCAATAACATTGAACCTCCTATGCCAAATAACAGCGTCGTTTTTTTATCATGCTTTGAAGTAAGTATCAAACCAGTGAAAATTCCCAAAATCGAACTTACAATTGCCGGTATTGTGCTCAATAATCCTTCAGGGTCATAATCCGGTTTGTAATTATGGGTTCCAAAAATATGGACATCCACGTAATTGGCCAAGTTATTTGGTGCTCTCTCCAAAGTTGATGCCACTCCTTCAACAGGAACAAAAACCATTAACAGCCAATAGCCGATTAACAAAATTGCAGCAACCCAAATCAGTTTTTTCCAATTTAGATTTATAAAGAGTATTGCTGCAAAAAAGAACACTACTCCAATGCGTTGCAAAACTCCTGGAAAGCGTATTTCAGCAAAATCCTTGAAAAACGGAAAAGTAATTGTAAATGCTCCAAGAAAAAGCCCAAGCCCGATTAACTTTAGGCTTCGAATGGCAATTTTATTATAAACACTGGTGCCTGAGGTCTTGTTTTGATAAGCAAGTGCTATAGACGTTCCTACAATAAACAGAAAAAAAGGGAAAACCAAATCTGTTGGTGTATATCCATGCCATTTGGCATGCAATAAAGGCGCATAAACATTGGACCATGTGCCGGGAGTATTCACCAAAATCATTAACACAATGGTCATGCCCCTAAAAATATCAACCGACAAAACCCTGTTTTTCATATCCCTCTATAAAATAGTATCTTTCATTTTACCCCATGCTTTTATAAGTAAAAAAGCAGATAGAGCCGCCACTCCAGTAAGTATCAAAGCTAAACTTGTTTCGCCATAAATCCAATATCCTGTGGCAAACATAATTGTATAGATTAATATAACACCCAATAACATTGCAGTAATTCCAGACGGTACGCTCCATTTTTCCTTACTGTTCATAATTATAATGTTATCTGCTTTTGCATCTGCTACAACCTTTGCCCAACCTGGTCCGCCAGGTTGAATTTTTTGATAAAAACTGCGTAAAACATCTTTGGTCTCTGGTTGGGTAACAAAAGTAGCCGTGACCCAAATGATGGTGGTGACTATCATAATAAAGGGAAGTTCGGCCCAATCTGGAAACAAACCATAATCGGCATGAAAAAGAAGGTCTCCCAATTGCGTTGTCTCCAAAACAATGGCCAAAATACCTGATGAGAACATAGCTGTAATTTCGCTCCATGCATTAATGCGCCACCAAAACCATCTCAATATGAAAATGAGCCCAGTTCCAGCGCCAAACGACAACAGCAAATTGAAAACTCCCATTGCATTTTGCAGTGCCAATGCCAAGAGGGCGCTAAGCAACATTAAAATGACCGTTGATAATCTGCCAACATTGACCATCTGTTTTTCAGTCGCATTTGGATTAATCTGTTGTTTGTAAAAATCATAAACAATATAAGATGAACCCCAGTTTAACTGTGTAGAAATTGTACTCATGTAAGCTGCCACCAGTGAAGCCAAAACAATACCTAACAACCCACTTGGAAGTTTGGTCAACATTGCCGAATAGGCCAAATCATGCCCCAATTTATCTTCTGCTATATTTGGGAATGCCTCATGTATGCTGGCAATATCAGGATAAACAACTAGAGACGCTAGAGCAACTAAAATCCAGGGCCATGGGCGCAAGGCATAGTGCATAATATTAAAGAAGAATGTGGCTCCTATGGCATGGTTCTCATTTTTTGCTGCCAACATACGCTGTGCAATATATCCCCCTCCCCCGGGTTCGCCTCCTGGGTACCAAGAACTCCACCACTGTACCGCCAAGGGAATTATCAGCATGGTAATTACGGCTTTTTTGTCCGTAAGGTCTGGAAGGATACTTAGCTTGTCCTTTACATTTTCATTTTCCATGATAGCCTCAAGTCCGCCGACCTCAGGAATATTTACCAAATAATATGCTGCTCCAATGGCTCCGGCCATGGCCACAAAAAAGAGCAAAAAATCGCTATAGACCACTCCTTTAAATCCACCAAGGGCGCTAAAAACCACCGTAATCAAACCAGCGCTAACCACGGTTTCCCAAGGTTCAAGGCCAAGCATAACCCCTCCAATTTTTATTGCTGCCAATGTTACCGCCGCCATTGTAATTACATTAAAAAGAACTCCAAGATAAATGGCTCTAAACTTTCTCAAAAAGCTTGCGGCCTTTCCGCCATACCGTAGTTCATAAAATTCCAGGTCTGTTTTTACATTGGATTTCCTCCATAATTTGGCATAGACAAAAACAGTAAGCATTCCTGTTATTAAAAAACACCACCAGCCCCAATTCCCAGAAACCCCATTGGTTCTAACTAAATCCGTTACAAGGTTTGGCGTGTCTGTAGAAAACGTGGTTGCAACCATTGAGAGACCCAATAACCACCAGGGCATGGTCCTACCCGAGAGGAAATATTCAGAAGAGCTTTTCCCAGATTTTTTGGAAACATAAATGCCTATAAAAAGGACAATTCCGAAAAAGCCAAATATAAGTACGTAATCAAGTGTCTGTAAATCCATGGTTTGGTTTTGGTTGTTGGCTAAAGTATAATTTTTTAAAATACCTTTACCCTTTGTTCGCTAAACAACAGTTTTGACATTCTTTATGACATTGGAATCTTCCTTAGTGGTTTGGTCCATGGCCGCTACAGCAGCATTTTTAATGGGTATTTCAAAAGCGGGTCTGAAAGGACTTTCCATTTTTAATGTAACCCTCATGGCATTGGCTTTTGGTGCTAGGGAGTCTACAGGCTTAATTATTCCATTGTTACTGGTGGGAGACGTATTTGCTGTGGTCTACTACAATCGACACACACAGTGGAGCTATATCATAAAATTTCTACCATGGATGGTTCTAGGGATTCTTATCGGTGTTTTTATTGGAAAGGATTTGCCTGAAAAGGAATTTAAGCTTAGCATGGTAGTCGTTATTTTTATAAGCTTGGCTGTTCTCGTTTGGTGGGACAAGCGAAAGTCCCAAGCCATTCCAAAACACTGGTTGTTTTCTGGCTCCATTGGAATTGTTGCGGGTATTTGCACAATGATCGGTAACCTAGCTGGGGCTTTTACCAATATTTTCTTTTTGGCGATGCGGCTTCCTAAAAATGAGTTCGTCGGTACTGCCGCGTGGTTATTTCTAATTACTAACTTGTTTAAATTACCCTTTCACATCTTTGTTTGGAAAACCATTTCCACAGAGTCATTGTTGATTAATCTTAAGTTGTTTCCATCTATTCTTTTGGGTCTTTTTGCTGGGGTAGCCATTGTAAAATTAATTAATGATAAAAATTATAAAAGATTCATTTTGATTGTAACAGCGGTTGGGGCAATTGCCATTTTATTTAAATAAAGAAGCCCTGCCGTAATTTTACTTTTCTCTTATTTTAAAAACCCATGCGTCAGTTTCACCAACTTGCGTACTATGCTTTTCGGGAACTTGACTAGTTAGTCCCTTTTTTCCATAGTTAATCAATGGGTTCCTTTTTGTTGGTTGTCAGCTTCACCAATCCTTCGGCATCTGGTCTTCGGTTGGATGTTGTAGCCGCATCACCATACCAATAGACACCGACACCATATTCCATGTCGACATCTTCCGTCCAGCTCCAGACTTCCATATCCAGTTGGAGAGAACTTCCAAAAGGCATGACATCCAAGGCGCGGGAACGTGTTTCGGTACTATAGCCCTGTGTATTTCTTGTGCCGAATTCAGCTTCGGTTTTTCTGTTGTTCTTATTGTAAACATTTGAATTAGGTTGTGCGTGAAATGGGTGTTCATAGAAATCGTTGCTCATTCCTCCCCAAGAATACCCGTAATAGTCTTCCGTACCCGTTCCAAAAATGGAAGGGAAATCTTCTCCATCGACCCATATTTTCTCATCCCCTTCGCCCCACCAACGCTTCACAGGGTTCCAAATGGTCAAGGCATCGCCCACGTATACACCTCTTCCTTTCAGTGTCACATAGTTCCAGTCGGAGAACGGTCTTGTGGATACGGGGTATTCTCCCCGCCATGCAGCGTTGAAGTACATACTGTTTTCGTCCCATTCCCAATCACCAACGGTGGCATTGAGCTCGACATCCACAGGTTCGTTGCCTAAGTTAAATATTGATATTTTTCCTGATCTTTGGTACGGCATCACCCAACGACTGGACATGGCCCCGTCATTATCCACAGTTCTATACCAACCCTGAAAGGGATTTAACCCAATTCCACTACCAAAGAAGTCACCTATTGGGCACCATACGGTTTCTTGTCCATCGAACTCCACTTTTAGGACAACCGAGCGGGTTACTGTTGAATCCTGGTAGTCCCCAAGCTTTAGGGAAAGTGAGCGAACCGCTCCTGTCCCTTTAGGCAGTACAATAGACTTCTCTTCTTTGTAGGCGACTGTTTCCTTCAATTCCAATGCCTTACCAACTGAGCTGTTTTTTGGTGACAACAATGTTTTACAAACTTTTTTGGTCAGTGCGTCCGCCTTTTTGAAGTTTTCCATAGTGAAGGTTTCTACGGCCGTGCCCTCATCATATGCCCTATATGTAAACTGATAAAAAAAGGGTCTTTCGGTAACGGTGACCTTACAACTTTTTGCATAGGTTATAGGAAAAAAGGAAACAGCAGACCTTAAAGATTTATGTGCTAACGGAAAAGGGAAAAGTCCGGTCCCGTTCAAAAGCCCTAGCATGTTTCCCTCCAGAACGGGTTCGGTTGCCCCATCCAGATAAATTTTTATTGTACTTGTGGTACTAGGGTCTTTTGGGTTCGAATACGGCATCCATGTCCGTACAATTGCTCCCGGGCCCTTATGGTCCATGAGCACCCATTCTTTTACGCCATTATGCTCTTCGACGCGGAGAAAATTATGGAGCCCTTCTTTGGTGTTGAAGTCCGCATTGGTGAACCAACCTACCGTATCTTGGGGAGTCTTGGAGGCTCTGTTATAACTGCTTTCCTGTTTTAAGCGGAAATTGTTTTGGGGGAATTTGGCGACCATATCGCGGTCTGTCATCTCTTTGAGCAAAGATGTTATGGTCACTATTTGGTTTTCATCGCCTTTAACTTTTTTTGGCTCGTTTACACATCCTGTAAAAACGAGCGTAGTGAATAGTACTGTTATACTATTTATGTTTATTTGTGAGGTAAACCGTGTTAACTTAAAGTTCAGCATAGTGGATTTATTTGACTTCTCCAATAGGTCTTTGATTGGTTTAAATTTCCAAAATATGTTCCAATAGAACCGTTTTTAATTTCGAAATAATTTCTTAGTTTTCTCTGGCTCGGTAACCAGTTTGGATTTATGTGGCAAAATAAGTTACCAGTCGTCCATCCTAACAGTGGTCTTGTTATAAAAATAGGCTTCATGCCCTCCGGTCCCTTCACTTCCTGTCAAAATACTGCTTATATTTTACCATCGCTTTTTTAGAAAGAGACACCCCTGAAATATTGGTCAGTTTTGGCACAAAATAAACCCTCCTAACTAACTTAAAGTAGATAAGAGGGTTGTGATTTTACTTTGTGGTCCCACATGGGCTCGAACCATGGACCCCCTGATTATGAGTCAGGTGCTCTAACCAGCTGAGCTATAGGACCTGCAATTTTGCGGATGCAATATTACCATTTATTTTCCTTCGTCGCAAGATTTTAATACAACTACCCCTCATTTATTTCCTGACAAAGCTCTACCAATACCCCGTTGGTTCCCTTTGGATGCAAAAATGCGACCAATTTGTTGTCCGCCCCTTGTTTGGGCACTTCATTTAAAACGGTAAAACCTTCCTTTTTCAATCGTGTAATTTCCATTACAATATCGTCAACGGCAAAGGCAATATGGTGAACTCCTTCACCTTTCTTTTCCAAAAACTTTGCTATTGGACTATCTACCGTAGTAGCTTCCAACAATTCTATTTTATTGGGTCCAGATTTAAAAAAAGAGGTGCGCACCCCTTCGGATGGGACTTCTTCCATTTTATAGTGGGATGCTCCCAAGAGTTTTGCAAACAAGCTGTTGGAGTCTTTCAAATTCTTTACCGCAATACCTATATGTTCTATTTTATCCATCTGATTCCACTTTAAGTGTACGTGAACAACTGAATGTACATCAATTTCTTCAAAAATAAACACTGGATTTGTATCATATCATGAGGTTCGTCATTAATTCCACTATTTTTGTGCTATGGAAACACAACGGCAGAAGAAAATAGGGGGAATCATCCAAAAGGATATCGTAGATATTTTGCAGCGTGCCGCCACAGATGGTGGATTAAAGGGAACCTTGATTTCTGTTTCAAAAGTTTCCGTTACTACGGATCTTTCCATTGCCAAGGTATATGTAAGTATTTTTCCAAATAAAAGTGCTAATGTACTGTTGGAAGGAATAAAATCGAACCAAAACCTTATTAAGCATGAGTTGGCCCAACGCACAAAAAACCAATTGCGGCGAGTGCCTGAACTCAATTTTTACTTGGATGATTCCTTGGAGTATATTGACAAGATTGAAAAATCACTGAAAGGAGAAGAAAACCCCATTGAAAATAGAGATTTACTGGACAAACGCAAGAAATCCTGATTTTGAACTTTCCTTTCTATATCGCTAAGCGCTATCTGCGTTCCAAAAGCAGCCAAAATGCAGTAAATATTATCAATTTCATCACATTCTTGGTCATTGTAATTGGATCCGCGGCACTTTTTGTTGTGCTCTCCGCGTTTGCAGGCTTAAAAACATTCAGTCTTTCTTTTACCAACACATTTGACCCAGACTTAAAAGCGTCCCCCATCACCGGAAAGCATTTTTCCATTACTCCAGATGAGGAAAAATCACTTCTAAAAATCGATGGGCTGGCAAACTATTCTAAAGAACTAGAGGAAAGGGCGTACCTGACATTTCGGGAAAAGAGTTGTATTGCTTATATAAAGGGAATAGACAATAATTATCGTTCTGTAACTGGAGTAGATAGCACTTTATATTTTGGTAATTGGGGAATTATGGAGTATAATGGTGTTATGGGCATTGGTATTTACAATTTGTTGGGAGTACCCATTGACAACTATCAAACTCCGATGACAGTTCTTGTTCCCAAACCTGGTAAAGGCTCTATTTCGCAACAAGGGTTGAATGCAAAACCTTACAATGAGCTGCCATTGGTTGTCAGTGGGGTTTATGCAGTAGAAGAAAATTTGGATAAAAAGTATGTGTTTGCCCAGCTACCTTTGGTACAGGCTTTGCTTGAAAAAGACAGTACCCAAGTTTCAGGAATTAATTTTAAACTTGATAAAGAGGCGTCAATTGAATTTGTGAAAGACCATATTAAGGCTATTCTAGGAGATAAGGTTTTGGTTCTTGACCGACAAGAACAGAACAGCACTCTTTATCGCATGCTCAATACTGAAAATTTAGCTACCTATCTTATATTTACTTTGGTATTGATTATTGCGCTATTTAATGTTGTAGGCGCCATTATCATGATGATATTGGACAAACAACAAAACTCAAAAACGCTGTTCAGTTTGGGAGCTACAATTAAAGAGTTGCGTAGGGTCTATTTTATTCAAGGGCTATTGGTCACTTCCTTGGGGGGATTGATTGGAGTACTAATAGGGTCCATACTTATCGGGTCGCAATTGGCTTTTAGTTGGCTAAAAATCACACCTTCTCTTGCGTATCCTGTAGAATACAACATCATGAATGTTCTAGTGGTTTTGGCCACAATTGTGGTCTTGGGCTTTATCTCTTCGAAGATTGCAAGTAGTAGAATAACAAAACGATTGGTTACCGTTTAAGCAAACTGAAAATCGCCAAATTTCTCCAAAACCTCATCAAAGGCTGCAAAAACATCAGCTGATTCATCACTGGTCACCATTTTCATTCGGTATTCCTTAAAATGGGGAATTCCTTTAAAATAATTCGTGTAGTGTCTTCTTGTTTCAAAAACCCCTAGTTTCTCCCCTTTCCAATCAATGGCCATTTGCAAATGTCTACGAGCCGCTTCCACTCGCTCTTCCATAGTTGGAAGACTTAGGTGTGTCCCTGTCTTAAAATAGTGCTTTACCTGCTTAAAAAACCATGGATTGCCAATACTCGCCCTTCCGATCATGGCTCCATCAAGTCCATAATCATCACGCATTCTTACTGCTGCCTCTGGCGTGTCCACATCTCCATTTCCAAAAACAGGAATATGCATTCTGGGGTTGTTCTTCACTTGGGCTATGGGTTTCCAATCAGCTTCTCCCTTGTACATTTGTACCCTCGTCCGACCATGAATGGAGATGGCTTTAATACCCACATCTTGCAGTCGTTCCGCTACTTCAACAATTTTAATGGACGGAGTGTCCCATCCCAACCTTGTTTTCACGGTAACAGGCAATTTGGTTCTTTTTACCATTGCCTCAGTAAGTTTTACCATCAAAGGTATATCACGAAGAATCCCTGCCCCTGCATTTTTACAGACTACTTTTTTTACAGGACAGCCAAAATTAATATCGATGATATCCGGGTTGGATTTCTCCACAATATCCACAGCTTGAAGCATTGAATCTAGTTCCGCTCCAAATATCTGGATGCCTACAGGGCGTTCCTTTTCATAAATATCCAGTTTGATAACACTTTTGGCGGCATCACGGATAAGTCCTTCGGAGGAAATAAACTCTGTATAAACGACATCTGCTCCTTGTTCCTTGCACAAAGCACGAAAAGGCGGGTCACTAACATCCTCCATTGGAGCAAGAAGTAGCGGAAAATCAGGAAGTTCTATGTCTGCAATTTTTACCAAAACCCTTATTTTTTGGACAGCAAAAGTACAAAAAACAAGCTGTTATTCATTTTGAAGCCTATCCCTTTCCTTTTTGTCAATACCTCGCTCGTTATCCTGTAATTTGAAATTTCCAAAATTATAGGTAAAGCCCAATCGGATAAATTGGGTTTCAGGGCGCCTTCTGTAAAAATTATCCTGATTCAAGTACCTTGAGGTGTAGGTTGGGATGTATCTCTCCAAAATATCTTCGGCGGCAATTGAAATTGTAGCTCTGTTCTTGAACAGGGATTTGCGCAATCCTAATGTAAGGTTCAGTTGCTCATCAGAAACATAGGATCCAAATAAAAATTGGGAAATATAAGTCATTGTAAGCTCTCCGGTGAATGTCCCATCTTTTGAGAGGGTAAGGTAGTTGGCCAAATAACCGTATACCCCGTTGATCTCATTGGTAAATTGCTCGTTACCACTTTCAACGGCCAAGAACGTTTCTTCTTCATGAAAAACTGAAGTATAGGCATACAAAAACCAAAAAGGGAGAACGCCCTTGCTTACCGTAAAATCCAATCCATACGATTTACTCTCCAAAACGTTTTGCTTAAGTTCAACCAGTGTTTGAT contains:
- a CDS encoding acyltransferase family protein; its protein translation is MKNRVLSVDIFRGMTIVLMILVNTPGTWSNVYAPLLHAKWHGYTPTDLVFPFFLFIVGTSIALAYQNKTSGTSVYNKIAIRSLKLIGLGLFLGAFTITFPFFKDFAEIRFPGVLQRIGVVFFFAAILFINLNWKKLIWVAAILLIGYWLLMVFVPVEGVASTLERAPNNLANYVDVHIFGTHNYKPDYDPEGLLSTIPAIVSSILGIFTGLILTSKHDKKTTLLFGIGGSMLLVGHLWDFIFPINKALWTSSFVLVTAGWANIVLALIYFLTDVKKIKLGSIFKYAGANAITVYFLSSFITKLFYTIKVDEDTSLHGWIFNKIYVHDFMTMELSSLLYGLSVVSFYCLLAYVLYKRRIFIKV
- a CDS encoding sodium:solute symporter family protein: MDLQTLDYVLIFGFFGIVLFIGIYVSKKSGKSSSEYFLSGRTMPWWLLGLSMVATTFSTDTPNLVTDLVRTNGVSGNWGWWCFLITGMLTVFVYAKLWRKSNVKTDLEFYELRYGGKAASFLRKFRAIYLGVLFNVITMAAVTLAAIKIGGVMLGLEPWETVVSAGLITVVFSALGGFKGVVYSDFLLFFVAMAGAIGAAYYLVNIPEVGGLEAIMENENVKDKLSILPDLTDKKAVITMLIIPLAVQWWSSWYPGGEPGGGGYIAQRMLAAKNENHAIGATFFFNIMHYALRPWPWILVALASLVVYPDIASIHEAFPNIAEDKLGHDLAYSAMLTKLPSGLLGIVLASLVAAYMSTISTQLNWGSSYIVYDFYKQQINPNATEKQMVNVGRLSTVILMLLSALLALALQNAMGVFNLLLSFGAGTGLIFILRWFWWRINAWSEITAMFSSGILAIVLETTQLGDLLFHADYGLFPDWAELPFIMIVTTIIWVTATFVTQPETKDVLRSFYQKIQPGGPGWAKVVADAKADNIIIMNSKEKWSVPSGITAMLLGVILIYTIMFATGYWIYGETSLALILTGVAALSAFLLIKAWGKMKDTIL
- a CDS encoding sulfite exporter TauE/SafE family protein; amino-acid sequence: MTLESSLVVWSMAATAAFLMGISKAGLKGLSIFNVTLMALAFGARESTGLIIPLLLVGDVFAVVYYNRHTQWSYIIKFLPWMVLGILIGVFIGKDLPEKEFKLSMVVVIFISLAVLVWWDKRKSQAIPKHWLFSGSIGIVAGICTMIGNLAGAFTNIFFLAMRLPKNEFVGTAAWLFLITNLFKLPFHIFVWKTISTESLLINLKLFPSILLGLFAGVAIVKLINDKNYKRFILIVTAVGAIAILFK
- a CDS encoding glycoside hydrolase family 172 protein, coding for MLNFKLTRFTSQININSITVLFTTLVFTGCVNEPKKVKGDENQIVTITSLLKEMTDRDMVAKFPQNNFRLKQESSYNRASKTPQDTVGWFTNADFNTKEGLHNFLRVEEHNGVKEWVLMDHKGPGAIVRTWMPYSNPKDPSTTSTIKIYLDGATEPVLEGNMLGLLNGTGLFPFPLAHKSLRSAVSFFPITYAKSCKVTVTERPFFYQFTYRAYDEGTAVETFTMENFKKADALTKKVCKTLLSPKNSSVGKALELKETVAYKEEKSIVLPKGTGAVRSLSLKLGDYQDSTVTRSVVLKVEFDGQETVWCPIGDFFGSGIGLNPFQGWYRTVDNDGAMSSRWVMPYQRSGKISIFNLGNEPVDVELNATVGDWEWDENSMYFNAAWRGEYPVSTRPFSDWNYVTLKGRGVYVGDALTIWNPVKRWWGEGDEKIWVDGEDFPSIFGTGTEDYYGYSWGGMSNDFYEHPFHAQPNSNVYNKNNRKTEAEFGTRNTQGYSTETRSRALDVMPFGSSLQLDMEVWSWTEDVDMEYGVGVYWYGDAATTSNRRPDAEGLVKLTTNKKEPID
- the mce gene encoding methylmalonyl-CoA epimerase → MDKIEHIGIAVKNLKDSNSLFAKLLGASHYKMEEVPSEGVRTSFFKSGPNKIELLEATTVDSPIAKFLEKKGEGVHHIAFAVDDIVMEITRLKKEGFTVLNEVPKQGADNKLVAFLHPKGTNGVLVELCQEINEG
- the rbfA gene encoding 30S ribosome-binding factor RbfA → METQRQKKIGGIIQKDIVDILQRAATDGGLKGTLISVSKVSVTTDLSIAKVYVSIFPNKSANVLLEGIKSNQNLIKHELAQRTKNQLRRVPELNFYLDDSLEYIDKIEKSLKGEENPIENRDLLDKRKKS
- a CDS encoding ABC transporter permease, whose translation is MNFPFYIAKRYLRSKSSQNAVNIINFITFLVIVIGSAALFVVLSAFAGLKTFSLSFTNTFDPDLKASPITGKHFSITPDEEKSLLKIDGLANYSKELEERAYLTFREKSCIAYIKGIDNNYRSVTGVDSTLYFGNWGIMEYNGVMGIGIYNLLGVPIDNYQTPMTVLVPKPGKGSISQQGLNAKPYNELPLVVSGVYAVEENLDKKYVFAQLPLVQALLEKDSTQVSGINFKLDKEASIEFVKDHIKAILGDKVLVLDRQEQNSTLYRMLNTENLATYLIFTLVLIIALFNVVGAIIMMILDKQQNSKTLFSLGATIKELRRVYFIQGLLVTSLGGLIGVLIGSILIGSQLAFSWLKITPSLAYPVEYNIMNVLVVLATIVVLGFISSKIASSRITKRLVTV
- the dusB gene encoding tRNA dihydrouridine synthase DusB; the encoded protein is MVKIADIELPDFPLLLAPMEDVSDPPFRALCKEQGADVVYTEFISSEGLIRDAAKSVIKLDIYEKERPVGIQIFGAELDSMLQAVDIVEKSNPDIIDINFGCPVKKVVCKNAGAGILRDIPLMVKLTEAMVKRTKLPVTVKTRLGWDTPSIKIVEVAERLQDVGIKAISIHGRTRVQMYKGEADWKPIAQVKNNPRMHIPVFGNGDVDTPEAAVRMRDDYGLDGAMIGRASIGNPWFFKQVKHYFKTGTHLSLPTMEERVEAARRHLQMAIDWKGEKLGVFETRRHYTNYFKGIPHFKEYRMKMVTSDESADVFAAFDEVLEKFGDFQFA